One Pseudomonadota bacterium DNA window includes the following coding sequences:
- a CDS encoding UbiA family prenyltransferase: protein MTKNQVITPQSSFTTRLFAYFAERFPLFNHGILIVSYYSSNQFLAQALDNPGDPVKYSANSLLGAITIFCMFLHLRVFDEHKDYEDDCRYYPERLLQRGVISLKTLKVIGFIAISAELSLSFIRGIETFCAVLIAIGFSLLMLKEFFVRDWLKRHFLVYAFSHMLIMPLFALVAFSFTTGRFPWQAPPWFILYAFVGFFVTSNWEISRKIRAPDDEIEGVDTYSRVFGTYGAAYLVVLIRVIDTAMVWFVGMHLGLSPLFYTVLVLLFLVCLAGLFQFRFNTNSKTAKRMETYAGLYIIAFDLTLAVEIIHAFSIDF, encoded by the coding sequence ATGACTAAAAACCAAGTTATAACCCCACAAAGCTCCTTTACCACCAGACTGTTCGCCTATTTCGCAGAGCGGTTCCCCTTGTTCAACCACGGGATCCTGATCGTCTCCTATTACTCCTCTAACCAGTTCCTGGCCCAGGCTCTGGATAACCCTGGCGACCCGGTTAAATATTCAGCCAACTCCCTGCTCGGGGCCATTACCATCTTCTGCATGTTCCTACATCTGCGGGTCTTCGACGAACACAAGGACTACGAGGATGATTGCCGCTATTACCCGGAGCGGTTACTGCAGAGGGGAGTCATCTCCTTAAAGACCCTGAAGGTCATTGGATTTATCGCCATTTCCGCCGAACTTTCCCTGTCGTTTATCAGGGGGATCGAAACCTTCTGTGCCGTACTTATCGCGATCGGCTTTTCCCTCTTGATGCTCAAGGAATTCTTCGTCCGGGACTGGCTTAAGAGACACTTTCTGGTCTACGCCTTCTCCCACATGCTGATCATGCCGCTCTTCGCCCTGGTCGCTTTCAGTTTCACCACCGGTAGATTTCCCTGGCAGGCCCCGCCCTGGTTCATTCTTTATGCCTTTGTCGGGTTCTTCGTCACCTCGAACTGGGAGATCTCCAGGAAGATCAGGGCTCCGGATGACGAGATCGAGGGGGTGGACACCTACTCCAGGGTTTTCGGGACATACGGGGCCGCCTACCTGGTGGTCCTGATCCGGGTCATCGATACGGCGATGGTCTGGTTTGTCGGGATGCACCTGGGTCTCAGTCCCTTGTTCTACACAGTTCTGGTCCTGCTGTTCTTGGTTTGCCTGGCCGGACTTTTCCAGTTCCGCTTCAACACCAACAGTAAAACGGCCAAACGCATGGAAACCTATGCAGGACTTTATATTATCGCCTTCGACTTGACCCTGGCCGTCGAAATCATCCATGCCTTTTCCATCGACTTTTAA
- a CDS encoding BtaA family protein, whose translation MDKIENRADFSYIRYANCWEDTEILCRALEPAPGKRFLSIASAGDNSLGLLAEGAEVVATDLNLSQLACVDLRKEAIRKLSHADCLSFFGITSSDDRLQIYGDLRDALADDSAVFWDAHSNEIRDGFIHFGKFERYFQTFRRKILSLIHNREMIATLLTEKTREKRHQFYEKDWANFRWHLLFKIFFSKFVMGRSGRDPEFFRYVEVPVSESILSRTKYALTELETHNNPYLAYILTGNFTGCLPYYLQAEIFEKIKANIDNLTLYLGPVQDGAREQGNRKFDGFNLSDIFEYLDKETCSQLYRILLDHASSGARLAYWNMLVPRECPTELKEKITPKTDLARELFAIDKAFFYSNFIIEEVL comes from the coding sequence ATGGACAAGATCGAAAACAGAGCGGACTTCAGCTATATCCGGTACGCCAACTGCTGGGAGGATACCGAGATCCTGTGCCGGGCTCTGGAACCGGCTCCCGGCAAAAGATTCCTCTCCATTGCCTCTGCCGGCGACAACTCACTGGGGTTACTGGCCGAAGGAGCCGAAGTTGTCGCCACCGACCTCAATCTTTCGCAACTGGCTTGCGTTGATCTGCGGAAAGAAGCGATCCGGAAGCTTTCCCACGCAGATTGCCTTAGCTTCTTCGGGATAACTTCATCGGATGACAGGTTACAGATCTATGGTGATCTGCGAGACGCCCTGGCAGATGATTCTGCAGTATTCTGGGATGCCCACAGTAATGAGATCCGGGACGGCTTTATCCATTTCGGCAAGTTCGAAAGATATTTCCAGACCTTCAGAAGGAAGATACTATCCCTGATCCACAACAGGGAAATGATTGCCACACTCCTTACCGAAAAGACCCGGGAGAAGCGTCATCAGTTCTACGAGAAGGATTGGGCCAACTTCCGGTGGCATTTGCTGTTCAAGATCTTCTTCAGCAAATTCGTAATGGGGAGAAGCGGTCGCGACCCGGAATTCTTCAGGTATGTCGAGGTGCCCGTCTCGGAATCGATCCTCAGTCGAACTAAATACGCCCTAACCGAGCTTGAGACCCACAACAATCCATACCTGGCCTATATCCTCACCGGCAACTTTACAGGTTGCCTGCCCTATTACCTGCAGGCGGAAATATTTGAGAAGATCAAGGCCAATATCGACAACCTCACCCTGTACCTCGGCCCGGTACAGGATGGTGCCCGAGAACAGGGCAACCGGAAATTCGACGGGTTCAACCTGTCGGACATATTCGAGTATCTTGATAAAGAGACCTGCTCACAACTCTACCGAATACTTCTCGACCATGCGTCGAGCGGGGCGAGATTAGCCTACTGGAATATGCTGGTCCCCCGGGAATGCCCCACAGAGCTTAAAGAAAAGATCACGCCGAAAACTGATTTGGCCCGGGAACTTTTCGCCATCGACAAGGCGTTCTTCTACAGTAATTTCATTATCGAGGAAGTGCTTTGA
- a CDS encoding AMP-binding protein, protein MTANYNVIVLLKDAAKESPNRAALVIREKSINKAISFGQLWEKVDSFSAAIRAKGLEPGERVILMIPMSIELYIALLGIIKIGAVAVFADPWVSRKQIAAFCTFASPSGFIGVGKSHLLRLFSRKLLQIPLTVTTGPTLAGIPARYSLKKLLSSSKGDGRIYHAQPDDPALITFTSGSSGLPKGANRTHGFLLAQYEALTDEFPYRQEDIDMPMFPVFALRNLAGRITSIIPDMDFRKVREVEPSVILRQIREHNVTTCTASPPFITRLTEHLVENKLAPPLLRRVLTGGAPVDTEQLKRWRNALPDTEVQVVYGSTEAEPVAHLSLEDRLKAEEGHEEKGYCTGKVSSHVRAKIITITKGPFTATDNWGSVELPPGESGELVVSGDHVCTGYYNNPQATGESKIIGPDGTIWHRMGDTGYFDHHNMFWLVGRLHSTIVRNGKVWHAQLVEQKVRRCLPDLEMVAAIGLVRDSSDEELMVVIKTSNNTPLPQTLAQDLKQQGVEVDRVIQSRDPLPLDPRHNSKIDYSALRKKIITNQI, encoded by the coding sequence GTGACTGCCAACTACAACGTTATCGTACTCTTAAAAGACGCCGCGAAAGAATCCCCAAACCGTGCTGCCCTGGTAATCAGGGAAAAGAGCATAAACAAGGCGATCAGTTTTGGGCAACTCTGGGAAAAAGTTGATTCGTTCTCGGCCGCCATCCGGGCGAAGGGGCTTGAACCGGGAGAACGGGTCATCCTAATGATTCCGATGTCGATCGAGTTGTACATCGCCTTGCTGGGCATTATCAAGATTGGCGCGGTCGCGGTCTTCGCCGATCCCTGGGTCAGCCGCAAACAGATTGCTGCGTTCTGTACCTTTGCCTCACCAAGCGGTTTCATCGGGGTCGGCAAAAGTCACCTGCTCCGCCTGTTCAGCAGAAAGCTCCTGCAAATACCATTGACTGTTACCACCGGCCCTACCCTGGCCGGAATCCCGGCCCGATATTCATTGAAGAAACTACTTTCTTCATCCAAAGGTGACGGAAGGATCTATCATGCCCAACCGGACGACCCGGCACTGATCACCTTTACCAGCGGTTCCAGCGGCCTGCCGAAAGGGGCCAACCGGACCCACGGATTCCTGCTGGCCCAGTACGAGGCATTGACCGATGAGTTTCCGTACCGACAGGAAGATATCGATATGCCGATGTTCCCGGTTTTCGCCCTGAGGAATCTGGCGGGCCGGATCACCTCCATTATCCCGGACATGGATTTCCGCAAGGTAAGAGAGGTCGAGCCATCGGTTATCCTCAGGCAGATCAGGGAACACAATGTGACCACCTGCACCGCATCACCGCCCTTTATCACTCGTCTTACCGAGCACCTGGTCGAAAACAAACTCGCCCCACCACTGCTCCGCAGGGTGCTTACCGGGGGCGCCCCGGTTGACACTGAACAACTAAAACGATGGCGAAACGCCCTGCCTGATACCGAAGTCCAGGTTGTCTACGGTTCAACCGAAGCGGAACCGGTCGCCCACCTCAGCCTTGAAGACCGGCTCAAGGCGGAGGAAGGTCACGAAGAAAAAGGATATTGCACCGGCAAGGTCTCCAGTCACGTGAGGGCAAAGATAATCACCATCACCAAAGGCCCATTCACCGCAACCGACAACTGGGGGAGTGTTGAACTCCCACCGGGAGAATCCGGCGAACTTGTCGTCTCCGGCGACCACGTCTGCACCGGCTATTACAACAACCCACAGGCCACAGGCGAAAGCAAGATCATCGGTCCCGACGGCACGATCTGGCACCGCATGGGAGATACCGGCTATTTCGACCATCACAACATGTTCTGGCTCGTGGGACGGCTTCACTCAACCATTGTCCGTAACGGCAAGGTCTGGCATGCCCAGCTGGTTGAACAGAAAGTGCGTCGTTGCCTGCCCGATCTCGAAATGGTGGCCGCCATTGGCCTGGTGAGGGACAGTTCAGACGAGGAACTGATGGTGGTCATAAAAACTTCGAACAACACTCCTCTGCCACAAACTTTGGCCCAAGACCTCAAACAGCAGGGAGTGGAGGTGGACAGGGTAATCCAGTCGCGGGATCCCCTGCCCCTCGACCCAAGACATAATTCGAAAATCGACTACAGCGCCCTACGAAAAAAAATAATTACCAACCAGATCTAA